One Panicum virgatum strain AP13 chromosome 9K, P.virgatum_v5, whole genome shotgun sequence genomic region harbors:
- the LOC120651129 gene encoding pentatricopeptide repeat-containing protein At2g22410, mitochondrial-like, producing MPPPPSRLLALLTAGNPPPLRLLLQLHAHLLVSGLLSSLSPFAPRLVSAFALTELASPRPLLHALALLASLPSPLDSASPYNAALRALSLCPHPHLLDRHCLPLYRALLRSGSARPDHLTFPFLLKACARLRERFYSGGAVLAHVTRLGFNSDVFVVNAAAHYWSVCGSMVDARRLFDESPVRDVVSWNTLIGGYVRRGLPGKALEVFWRMVEEGTVRPDEVTMIGAVSGCAQLGDLELGKRLHEFVECNGVRCTVRLMNALMDMYVKCGSLELATSVFGRMDTRTVVSWTTMIVGHARLGTIEDARKLFDEMPERDAFPWNALMAGYVQSKQGKEAIALFHEMQEAKVAPNEITMVNLLSACSQLGALEMGMWVHHYIDRHRLYLSVALATSLVDMYAKCGNIKKAICIFKEVPEKNALTWTAMICGLANHGHADEAIEHFRRMIEVGLQPDEITFIGVLSACCHAGLVEEGQEFFSLMDSKYHLKRKMKHYSCMIDLLGRAGHLDEAEKLVNTMPMDPDAVVWGALFFACRMHGNITLGEKAAMKLVELDPSDSGIYVLLANMYAEANMRKKADKVRAMMKHLGVEKVPGCSCIELNGVVHEFIVKDKSHVDSNAIYDCLYEITLQIRHTANMTDISATGIM from the coding sequence ATGCCTCCTCCGCCTTCCCGCCTGTTGGCCCTCCTCACCGCCGGcaacccgccgccgctccgtctTCTCCTTCAGCTCCACGCGCACCTCCTCGTGTCtggcctcctctcctccctatCCCCCTTCGCTCCCCGCCTCGTCTCCGCCTTCGCACTCACCGAACTCGCCTCCCCGCGCCCGCTCCTCCACGCGCTCGCCCTCCTCGcatccctcccctccccgctgGACTCCGCGTCCCCCTACAACGCCGCCCTCCGCGCGCTCTCTCTCTGCCCGCACCCGCACCTCCTCGACCGCCACTGCCTCCCTCTCTACCGCGCCCTCCTCCGCTCCGGCTCCGCGCGGCCGGATCACCtcaccttccccttcctcctcaaGGCCTGCGCGCGCTTGCGGGAGCGCTTCtacagcggcggcgcggtgcttGCGCACGTTACCAGGCTCGGCTTCAACTCGGACGTCTTCGTGGTGAACGCCGCTGCGCATTACTGGTCTGTTTGTGGGTCCATGGTGGACGCCCGCAGATTGTTCGATGAAAGTCCCGTGAGGGACGTTGTCTCGTGGAACACGCTCATCGGCGGGTATGTTCGGAGGGGTCTCCCTGGAAAGGCTCTGGAGGTGTTTTGGAGGATGGTGGAGGAAGGAACAGTTAGGCCGGATGAGGTCACGATGATTGGAGCCGTATCAGGCTGCGCGCAGCTGGGTGATTTGGAACTTGGGAAGAGGCTGCATGAGTTTGTGGAGTGTAACGGGGTGAGATGCACTGTGAGGCTGATGAATGCGTTGATGGATATGTATGTTAAGTGCGGCAGTTTAGAGCTGGCGACGTCGGTGTTTGGAAGGATGGATACCAGAACTGTAGTTTCTTGGACAACAATGATTGTTGGGCATGCAAGGCTTGGGACGATAGAGGATGCACGGAAGTTGTTTGATGAGATGCCCGAAAGGGATGCATTCCCGTGGAATGCTCTGATGGCCGGTTATGTACAGAGTAAGCAGGGCAAGGAGGCTATTGCGTTATTTCATGAGATGCAGGAAGCAAAGGTGGCCCCAAATGAGATCACAATGGTCAATCTCCTATCTGCTTGCTCTCAGCTCGGAGCATTAGAAATGGGGATGTGGGTTCACCATTACATTGACAGACATCGGCTTTATCTTAGTGTTGCTCTTGCCACATCTCTAGTTGACATGTATGCAAAGTGTGGCAACATCAAGAAAGCCATATGTATTTTCAAAGAGGTCCCAGAGAAAAATGCTCTCACATGGACAGCAATGATCTGTGGTCTGGCAAATCATGGACACGCAGATGAGGCTATAGAGCACTTCCGTAGAATGATAGAGGTTGGATTACAGCCGGATGAGATTACATTCATTGGGGTTCTCTCTGCGTGTTGTCATGCTGGTTTGGTTGAAGAAGGTCAGGAATTTTTCTCACTGATGGACTCAAAATATCACCTTAAGAGGAAAATGAAACATTATTCATGCATGATAGATTTGTTAGGCAGAGCAGGGCATTTAGATGAAGCAGAAAAGCTAGTAAATACCATGCCTATGGATCCTGATGCTGTAGTTTGGGGTGCTCTCTTCTTTGCTTGTAGGATGCATGGTAATATCACTCTTGGCGAAAAGGCAGCAATGAAATTGGTTGAACTAGATCCAAGTGATAGTGGAATCTATGTGCTGCTGGCTAATATGTATGCAGAGGCAAACATGCGGAAGAAAGCTGACAAAGTGAGGGCTATGATGAAACATTTGGGAGTGGAGAAGGTTCCTGGATGTAGTTGCATTGAGCTGAATGGTGTAGTTCATGAATTTATCGTGAAAGATAAATCACATGTTGATAGTAATGCAATTTATGACTGCTTATATGAGATCACGCTACAAATAAGACATACTGCAAACATGACTGACATTTCAGCTACTGGCATCATGTAG
- the LOC120647925 gene encoding translation initiation factor IF-2-like — MCGLTEERTGVAVRRSEGEERGLGERPMRRATTAARRSRGGAAVPVRGGVPEEQPRRRGAPGQFLAAAASRSPLRTQARLPAPRPHQPQQIMRVAFAAARAVTACPLREQLASRLPQLSARICFLAVDCHKPKKKTKQKSICRPPRPTATGVPAPAYGRARQWRLAGPHPRPVPVNVAAAPGRARRRLAGSPARTRACPPLPAPGRGLPARNRARFPRLAGPQQRPPPPAWPRLLAARRGGGGWLARRPAPAPTGAWARLAAPACA; from the exons ATGTGCGGCCTCACGGAGGAGCGGACCGGCGTGGCCGTGCGGCGGAGTGAAGGAGAGGAGCGGGGACTTGGCGAACGGCCCATGCGGCGGGCAACTACGGCCGCGCGGAGGAGtaggggcggcgccgccgtcccggtCCGTGGCGGCGTCCCGGAGGAGCAGccgaggaggcgcggcgcgccAGGCCAGTTCTTGGCGGCGGCTGCATCCCGCTCGCCA TTACGGACGCAAGCGCGGCTGCCCGCCCCGCGTCCGCATCAGCCGCAACAGATTATGCGGGTGGCCTTCGCGGCAGCCCGCGCGGTGACCGCGTGCCCGCTGCGCGAGCAACTTGCTAGTCGCCTGCCGCAGTTGTCAGCACGTATATGCTTCCTGGCTGTTGATTG TcacaaaccaaaaaaaaaaacaaaacaaaaaagcaTATGTCGCCCTCCCCGGCCCACGGCGACGGGCGTGCCGGCCCCTGCATATGGCCGCGCGCGGCAGTGGCGGCTTGCTGGGCCGCACCCGCGCCCCGTCCCCGTCAACGTCGCTGCCGCTCCTGGCCGCGCGCGACGGCGGCTGGCCGGCTCGCCGGCCCGCACCCGGGCGTGCCCGCCCCTGCCGGCGCCTGGCCGCGGCTTGCCGGCCCGCAACCGCGCGCGCttcccgcggctcgccggcccgcAGCAGCGCCCGCCCCCACCAGCGTGGCCGCGCCTCCTGGccgcgcgcagaggcggcggcggctggctagCTCGCCGGCCCGCGCCCGCCCCCACCGGCGCCTGGGCGCGGCTCGCCGCCCCCGCTTGCGCCTGA